One window of the Peromyscus maniculatus bairdii isolate BWxNUB_F1_BW_parent chromosome 18, HU_Pman_BW_mat_3.1, whole genome shotgun sequence genome contains the following:
- the LOC143269268 gene encoding uncharacterized protein LOC143269268 isoform X5 — translation MFREAPQLDRTMSKKANSKSFTRRDSTQRLGVLPYPEEPGERGLLRTEPLDTARSAADHGHDGVADAANPAVCVEENMILLEKDEKESAVMCCEERLQDGCQRCSTSCCSSRKTRSRMPSWMPRKWGALLAD, via the exons ATGTTCAGGGAGGCTCCCCAGCTAGACAGGACAATGTCAAAGAAAGCCAACTCCAAGTCCTTCACAAGAAGAGACAG TACACAGAGGTTGGGGGTTCTGCCATACCCAGAAGAACCAGGTGAACGTGGTTTACTGAGAACTGAACCGCTGGACACTGCAAGATCTGCAGCAGACCATGGACATGATGGAGTAGCAGATGCTGCTAACCCTGCTGTTTGT GTGGAAGAGAACATGATTCTGCTggagaaggatgagaaggaaTCGGCAGTCATGTGCTGTGAGGAGAGGCTACAGGATGGGTGCCAGAGATGCAGcaccagctgctgctccagcagaaAGACCAGGAGCAGAATGCCATCCTGGATGCCCAG GAAATGGGGGGCTCTGCTTGCTGACTGA
- the LOC143269268 gene encoding uncharacterized protein LOC143269268 isoform X2 — protein sequence MFREAPQLDRTMSKKANSKSFTRRDSTQRLGVLPYPEEPGERGLLRTEPLDTARSAADHGHDGVADAANPAVCVEENMILLEKDEKESAVMCCEERLQDGCQRCSTSCCSSRKTRSRMPSWMPRDVKPMGRKLSISNLQVLVCMNI from the exons ATGTTCAGGGAGGCTCCCCAGCTAGACAGGACAATGTCAAAGAAAGCCAACTCCAAGTCCTTCACAAGAAGAGACAG TACACAGAGGTTGGGGGTTCTGCCATACCCAGAAGAACCAGGTGAACGTGGTTTACTGAGAACTGAACCGCTGGACACTGCAAGATCTGCAGCAGACCATGGACATGATGGAGTAGCAGATGCTGCTAACCCTGCTGTTTGT GTGGAAGAGAACATGATTCTGCTggagaaggatgagaaggaaTCGGCAGTCATGTGCTGTGAGGAGAGGCTACAGGATGGGTGCCAGAGATGCAGcaccagctgctgctccagcagaaAGACCAGGAGCAGAATGCCATCCTGGATGCCCAG GGATGTGAAGCCTATGGGTCGCAAACTGAGTATTTCCAATCTGCAAGTGCTTGTATGTATGAATATCTGA
- the LOC143269268 gene encoding uncharacterized protein LOC143269268 isoform X6 has protein sequence MFREAPQLDRTMSKKANSKSFTRRDSTQRLGVLPYPEEPGERGLLRTEPLDTARSAADHGHDGVADAANPAVCVEENMILLEKDEKESAVMCCEERLQDGCQRCSTSCCSSRKTRSRMPSWMPRLSGQ, from the exons ATGTTCAGGGAGGCTCCCCAGCTAGACAGGACAATGTCAAAGAAAGCCAACTCCAAGTCCTTCACAAGAAGAGACAG TACACAGAGGTTGGGGGTTCTGCCATACCCAGAAGAACCAGGTGAACGTGGTTTACTGAGAACTGAACCGCTGGACACTGCAAGATCTGCAGCAGACCATGGACATGATGGAGTAGCAGATGCTGCTAACCCTGCTGTTTGT GTGGAAGAGAACATGATTCTGCTggagaaggatgagaaggaaTCGGCAGTCATGTGCTGTGAGGAGAGGCTACAGGATGGGTGCCAGAGATGCAGcaccagctgctgctccagcagaaAGACCAGGAGCAGAATGCCATCCTGGATGCCCAG
- the LOC143269268 gene encoding uncharacterized protein LOC143269268 isoform X1: MFREAPQLDRTMSKKANSKSFTRRDSTQRLGVLPYPEEPGERGLLRTEPLDTARSAADHGHDGVADAANPAVCVEENMILLEKDEKESAVMCCEERLQDGCQRCSTSCCSSRKTRSRMPSWMPRSTTTGSSQLKYTRLWAKSLLATSLTSHTASQGCCYTLTMP; this comes from the exons ATGTTCAGGGAGGCTCCCCAGCTAGACAGGACAATGTCAAAGAAAGCCAACTCCAAGTCCTTCACAAGAAGAGACAG TACACAGAGGTTGGGGGTTCTGCCATACCCAGAAGAACCAGGTGAACGTGGTTTACTGAGAACTGAACCGCTGGACACTGCAAGATCTGCAGCAGACCATGGACATGATGGAGTAGCAGATGCTGCTAACCCTGCTGTTTGT GTGGAAGAGAACATGATTCTGCTggagaaggatgagaaggaaTCGGCAGTCATGTGCTGTGAGGAGAGGCTACAGGATGGGTGCCAGAGATGCAGcaccagctgctgctccagcagaaAGACCAGGAGCAGAATGCCATCCTGGATGCCCAG AAGCACCACTACAGGAAGCTCCCAACTGAAGTACACCAGGCTCTGGGCCAAGTCCCTGCTGGCTACATCCCTTACTTCACACACCGCTTCCCAAGGCTGCTGCTACACACTCACCATGCCCTGA